The genomic region GTGGCGAACCGACGCCGCTTCCGGGTGAGGTCGCGGACCCGGCCGAAGTGGCAGCAGTGACGCGCCCGCGACTGCCGGAACGAGCCGCCAGCGTGCTGGTCAGACTGATGCAACTCAGCCTGCTCGGCATCGCGTACATCGGCTACCAGCAGGAGAGCTTCGGCATCCTCGTCAACGCGCTCGGCGCGTTCACCATCACGTTCCTGCCGGCCATCCTCGGGCGCGACCGCCGGTTCACCCTGCACGTCTACCTGACGTGCTGGCTCACCGGCGCGGTCCTGTTCCACGCCGCCGGGACGCTCGGCCCCTACGGGGACATCGTCTGGTACGACGACCTCGCACACACCCTCTCGGCCTCGGTCGTCGCCGCGGTCGGCTACGCCACCGCCCGGTCGCTCGAAGCCCACAGCGAGACGCTCCGGCTCACGCCCTGGTTCACCTTCCTGTACCTCCTGCTGTTCGTGATGGCGGCCGGGGTCGTCTGGGAGCTGCTGGAGTTCGGCGTGATGTTCGCCGCAGACCGGATCGGCCAACCGGCTCCCATCGTGCAGTCCGGTCTCGACGACACCGTCTCCGACCTCATCTACGACACCATCGGCGGTGTCGTGGTCGCGCTGTTCGGCTCGGTGTATCTCACCGACGCGCCGACCGAGCGCCCGGACGTGCTCGAACGTCGCTCCGCCTGACCCCGACTGGACAACCGCATTTCGTTTCTCGCTGGCGGAGTGGCCATTCCACCCCGCGCCGTACTAGCACGCACGATGCAGTCACCAGTCGAGTCAACACAGACCCCTCCCGTCGCGACCGAACCGCCAGCGACCACTGCCAGGGGGTGCCCCCGCCGGGTCGACAGGCGCGCCCTGCTCGTCGCTCTCGGGAGTTCGGGCGTCCTCGCCACCGCGGGCTGTCTCTCGCGCCGCCCGCAACAGCAGCCTGTCGGAGACCCCGCCCCGGCCGGGGAGACGCCCTACCCACCCGACGCGAGCGTCTCGTTCGTCACGCCCACCGACGGCGACGTCATCGCCAACGGCGTCTCGGTCGTCATGGCCGCCGCGAACGTCGACCTCGAACCCGCCGGGCAGGCCCGGGCCGGTGCCGGCCACCTCCACCTCCTCGTCGACACCGACCCGGTCTCCCCGGGCGAGATAATCCCCGCCGACGCCCGCCACTACCACCTCGGCGACGGCTCCACCGAGACCGTCCTCGCGCTCCCGCCCGGCCAGCACCGCCTCGTCTGCCAGCTCGGCGACGGCAACCACCGCGCGACCACCATCACCGACACGGTGACCATCACCGTCGTCGAGGGAGCCAGCATCACCATCACCC from Haloarchaeobius sp. HME9146 harbors:
- a CDS encoding DUF4399 domain-containing protein — its product is MQSPVESTQTPPVATEPPATTARGCPRRVDRRALLVALGSSGVLATAGCLSRRPQQQPVGDPAPAGETPYPPDASVSFVTPTDGDVIANGVSVVMAAANVDLEPAGQARAGAGHLHLLVDTDPVSPGEIIPADARHYHLGDGSTETVLALPPGQHRLVCQLGDGNHRATTITDTVTITVVEGASITITQPATGATVSNPFVVRWTTEQVRLEPAGQVRQNAGHAHLLIDTDPIPVGRRIPAGPKHLHYGGGEPEATLDLSAGEHRLVCQLGNGNHLATPLTDEVTITVVDR